The Amycolatopsis methanolica 239 nucleotide sequence CCCCAGCCGTGCGGCCGCGTCGGCGACCGAGAAACCCTGGAAGTAACACAGCAGCAGCACCTCGCGGTGCGCCACGGACAACTCCTTCAACGCCTCCGCCACCAGCCAGCCCTGCAACGCCCGGTCGGTGTCGTCCGGCGTGACCAGCTCGGGCGGCGAATCGGTGGTCACCTCGGAGCGGTGCGCGGCCGACCGCCAGTCGTCGATCGCGATCCGCCGCGCCACCGTGAACAGCCACGCCCGCGCCGAGCCCTGCGTCTGGTCCAGCACCCGCGGGTGCTTCCACGCCCTCAGCAGCGTCTCCTGCACCACGTCCTCGGCGCGAGCCCGGTCACCGCCGGTCAGCCGCAGCGCGTAGGACCAGAGCGCGGCCGCGTGGTCGTCGTGCAGCGCCCGCATCAACTGGTCTTCCGCGCCGTCGGTCACGCGAGCACGCCCTGCTTCCGCCGCACCCGCTGCGCGAACAGCAACGCCACCCCGAACACGACGCACCCGGCCTCCGTGACGACCCCCCACGTCTCGGCGGACGTGGCGAACTGCTCCCGCACCCCGAACAACCCGCCGGGCGTCAGCGAAATCAGGTACGCGCCCA carries:
- a CDS encoding sigma-70 family RNA polymerase sigma factor, which codes for MTDGAEDQLMRALHDDHAAALWSYALRLTGGDRARAEDVVQETLLRAWKHPRVLDQTQGSARAWLFTVARRIAIDDWRSAAHRSEVTTDSPPELVTPDDTDRALQGWLVAEALKELSVAHREVLLLCYFQGFSVADAAARLGISAGTVKSRTHYALRALKLALEEKGVTR